In Raphanus sativus cultivar WK10039 chromosome 5, ASM80110v3, whole genome shotgun sequence, the following proteins share a genomic window:
- the LOC108857166 gene encoding uncharacterized protein LOC108857166 gives MGLISKEEVSKTRRYSSSIWRGVKTIFVLFTMLLSFILFSAPIFLAVADAVLPSAILSSSSTLLRLSPATVSSHLSNYDFRSSLIDIPLISIIRSAIILCVYGLCDGPKLSRGPYLTITMFCSISSLIYVSCKAAFVFGEPVIGGGSFRTEEVALFVCSSVLAIGHIVVAYRTSCRERRKLLVFKIDIESVSACKNVFPRYQKILLQERLK, from the exons ATGGGTCTGATTAGCAAAGAAGAGGTTAGCAAGACGAGAAGATATTCATCTTCTATTTGGAGAGGAGTCAAGACTATCTTCGTTCTCTTCACTATGCTCCTCTCTTTCATCCTCTTCTCTGCTCCTATCTTCCTCGCCGTTGCAGACGCCGTCCTTCCCTCCGCCATCCTCTCCTCATCCTCCACTCTCCTACGTCTTTCTCCGGCGACTGTTTCTTCTCATCTAAGCAACTATGACTTCAGATCCTCCCTCATCGATATTCCTCTCATCTCCATCATTAGATCTGCCATCATACTAT GTGTTTATGGGCTATGTGACGGACCAAAGTTATCAAGGGGTCCATATCTGACAATAACCATGTTCTGCTCGATATCTTCATTGATCTACGTGTCTTGTAAGGCAGCGTTTGTGTTCGGCGAGCCAGTGATCGGAGGAGGAAGTTTCAGAACAGAGGAAGTGGCTCTGTTTGTGTGTTCGTCGGTCTTAGCCATCGGTCATATCGTTGTGGCGTATAGAACAAGTtgtagagagagaagaaagCTACTAGTCTTCAAGATCGACATCGAATCC GTTTCAGCTTGTAAAAATGTGTTTCCTCGATACCAGAAGATCCTCCTACAAGAGAGACTCAAATAG